A single window of Channa argus isolate prfri chromosome 10, Channa argus male v1.0, whole genome shotgun sequence DNA harbors:
- the LOC137134335 gene encoding phospholipid-transporting ATPase ABCA1-like isoform X2: MSVSTQLGLLLWKNFTYRRRQALQLLVEILWPLFIFFILISVRLNYPPYEQHECHFPNKAMPSAGTLPWLQGILCNANNPCFRNPTPGESPGIVGNFNDSIISRLFSDSKRILLYSQNDKNLDGFKELAEALQALQSSPSGFKVKHFLRDNETLSTFLLRNASLPEHIVQQIKEADINLEKVLLRGFGVHLREMCPRKGGKHSLEDFVSISDKQVLTQVQEVICEAAPIWLNRAEDHFLNNLDFFRPILIKTQDVESDSDAVRQVARATNNLLDSLGSLAVELADMKSWIDLRNEIVFLTQNATSSPSAMYQAVSRIVCGHPEGGGLQIKSLNWYEDSNYKAMFGNYNSSEDEATTPYDNSSTPYCNNLVKNMDSNPMSRMIWQALKPLLMGKILYTPHNPATQKIIHEVNRTFQELGVFRDLGGMWEEMKPKVWNFMENSQQMDLIRTLLKNNVTARFFHAHLSDTDWTVADVSNFLSKQAEDPQPQGSALTWREVFNDTDQAIMSISRFMECVNLDKLESVSTEERLVNKSMVLLEDRKFWAGFVFPDIAPNATELPAKVNFKIRMDIDNVERTNKIKDAYWDPGPRADPFEDMRYIWGGFLYLQDIIEQGIIRAVTGTKEKTGVYIQQMPYPCYVDDIFLRVMSRSMPLFMTLAWMYSVAIILKSVVYEKEARLKETMRIMGLDNGILWFSWFISSLIPLLISAGLLVLLLKKGNLLPYSDPGVVFLFLGSFAVVTVMQCFLISTAFARANLAAACGGIIYFTLYLPYVLCVAWQDYIGFGTKVFASLLSPVAFGFGCEYFALFEEQGVGIQWKNLVSSPLEEDEFSLRTAIIVMYFDAFLYGVLTWYIEAVFPGQYGIPRPWYFPFTKSYWFGEPEGPSRNIPLNRKGNPGAVCMEEEPAHLEPGVYIENLVKVYRHGKKLAVDGLTLGFYEGQITSFLGHNGAGKTTTMSILTGLFPPTSGTAYILGKDIRTELSAIRQSLGVCPQHNVLFSMLTVEEHIWFYGRLKGLPEQQVKGEIEQILQDTGLPHKRTSKTSTLSGGMQRKLSVALAFVGGSKVVILDEPTAGVDPYARRGIWDLLLNYRQGRTIILSTHHMDEADILGDRIAIISHGKLCCVGSSLYLKNQLGTGYYLTLVKKEPEPSLSSCRNSSSTVSFTKKEEESGSVSSSDAGLGSEHESEAATIENGLASSICDVPFVPPHVSPVSSLIMRHIPAARMAEDLGNELTYVLPYSAAKDGAFVKLFKDLDVKLPDLGISSYGVSDTTLEEIFLKVAEDNGVDTEVPSDGTLPVRRRRRTHAFGGGDPQSCLRPLTDDNNDSNESDGDPECRDTEWLKCIDGKGSYQVKGWSLKRQQFVALMWKRFLYARRSRKGFFAQIVLPAVFVCIALLFSLIVPPFGKYPSLELQPWMYEDQVTFISDDAPGDTNMQKLLNSLLDAPGFGTRCMEGHPIPEAPCTMGDDDWHIPDVPESVQQLFSSGNWTMENPSPGCVCSSDGKKKMLPDCPPGAGGLPPPEMKLSATDTLQNLTGRNISDYLVKTYAQIIGKSLKNKVWVNEFRYGGFSVGARSTQVLPPAKEIDEAIERVRKIFEIQKGAAADRFLDSLSGFINGLDTKNNVKIWFNNKGWHSIGAFINVMSNGILRANLPKGKDPSSYGISAFNHPLNLTKEQLSQVALVTTSVDVLVSICVIFAMSFVPASFVVFLIQERVSKAKHMHFISGVQPLLYWVANFTWDMCNYIVPATLVILIFICFQQKAYVSSTNLPVLALLLLLYGWSITPLMYPASFVFNIPSTAYVVLTSVNILIGINGSIATFVMELFGNNEIGGINDILKNVLLIFPHFCLGRGLIDMVKNQAMADALERFGENRFRSPLQWDMVGKNLFAMAVEGVVFFIITVLIQYRFCIKPRMCPLFLCRPISKLTKLGPLSEEDEDVARERQRIVHGLGHGDILELRELTKVFKRKQKPAVDRLCVGIPPGECFGLLGVNGAGKTTTFKMLTGDTMVTSGEAFLARKSILREIDEVHQNMGYCPQFDAINELLTGREHLELYAILRGVPETEVCDVAEWGIKKLGLVKYADKAAGSYSGGNMRKLSTAMALIGAPPVVFLDEPTTGMDPKARRALWNCIHSVIKEGRSIVLTSHSMEECEALCTRMAIMVNGRFRCLGSVQHLKNRFGDGYTIILRVAGPDPDLLPVMKFIESELSGSTLKEKHRNMLQYQLPSSLTSLAHIFSILAKNKETLKIEDYSVSQTTLDQVFVNFAKDQSDDYHSKDNSVRRKDVSIDISTLSSKKGAAESGGGLSESVM; the protein is encoded by the exons GGGAAATGTGTCCCAGGAAAGGAGGAAAGCATAGTCTGGAGGACTTTGTGTCGATCTCAGACAAACAGGTGTTGACACAGGTCCAGGAAGTGATCTGTGAGGCGGCACCCATCTGGCTGAACCGTGCTGAGGACCATTTCCTGAACAACCTGGACTTCTTCAGACCCATCCTGATAAAAACACAG GATGTGGAGTCAGACTCCGATGCCGTAAGACAGGTGGCCCGAGCGACTAACAACTTGCTGGACAGTCTGGGTTCTCTTGCCGTCGAG TTGGCTGATATGAAAAGCTGGATCGACCTGAGGAACGAGATCGTCTTCCTGACACAGAATGCCACGTCATCCCCTAGTGCCATGTACCAAGCGGTCTCCAGGATTGTGTGCGGCCATCCTGAAGGTGGTGGGCTGCAGATCAAATCCCTCAACTGGTACGAAGACAGCAACTACAAGGCTATGTTTGGAAACTACAATAGCAGTGAAGACGAGGCAACAACGCCCTACGACAACTCATCCA CTCCATACTGTAACAATCTGGTGAAGAACATGGACTCCAACCCAATGTCCAGAATGATCTGGCAGGCTCTGAAGCCTCTGCTGATGGGAAAGATCCTATATACCCCTCACAACCCTGCCACCCAGAAGATCATCCATGAG GTGAATCGGACATTCCAGGAGCTAGGTGTATTCAGGGACCTGGGAGGTATGTGGGAGGAGATGAAACCCAAAGTGTGGAACTTCATGGAGAACAGCCAACAGATGGATCTGATCCGG ACTCTGCTGAAGAACAATGTTACTGCCAGGTTCTTCCATGCTCACCTGTCTGACACTGACTGGACCGTAGCAGATGTCTCCAACTTCTTGTCAAAACAAGCAGAAGATCCGCAGCCACAGGGCAGTGCCCTGACCTGGAGGGAGGTATTCAACGACACCGACCAGGCCATCATGAGTATCTCCCGCTTCATGGAG tgtgtgaaCCTGGACAAACTGGAGTCGGTCTCCACCGAGGAGCGGCTGGTCAACAAGTCCATGGTGCTGCTGGAGGACAGGAAGTTCTGGGCGGGTTTCGTGTTCCCAGACATCGCCCCCAATGCCACTGAGCTGCCAGCTAAAGTAAACTTCAAAATTCGCATGGACATTGACAACGTGGAGCGGACCAATAAGATCAAAGATGC GTACTGGGACCCGGGTCCTCGTGCCGACCCATTTGAGGACATGAGGTACATCTGGGGTGGATTCCTGTACCTGCAGGACATCATTGAGCAAGGCATCATTAGAGCAGTGACGGGCACCAAGGAGAAGACCGGTGTCTATATCCAGCAGATGCCTTACCCCTGCTATGTGGATGACAT tttcctTCGGGTCATGAGCCGCTCCATGCCTCTCTTCATGACGCTGGCCTGGATGTACTCAGTGGCAATCATCCTGAAGAGCGTAGTGTACGAGAAGGAGGCTCGACTGAAGGAGACAATGAGGATTATGGGGCTCGATAACGGCATCCTGTGGTTCAGCTGGTTCATCAGCAGCCTGATTCCTCTGCTTATCAGTGCCGgactgctggtgctgctgctcaaG AAGGGGAACCTGCTGCCCTACAGTGACCCTGGCGTGGTCTTCCTCTTCCTTGGAtcatttgctgtggtgaccgtCATGCAGTGTTTTCTAATCAGCACTGCGTTTGCTCGAGCAAACCTGGCTGCCGCATGTGGAGGGATCATCTACTTCACGCTGTATCTTCCATACGTTCTCTGTGTCGCCTGGCAGGACTACATCGGCTTTGGAACCAAAGTCTTTGCT AGCCTCCTGTCCCCTGTGGCGTTTGGGTTCGGCTGCGAGTACTTTGCTCTGTTCGAGGAGCAGGGTGTCGGTATCCAGTGGAAGAACCTGGTGTCAAGTCCTCTGGAGGAGGACGAATTCAGCCTCCGCACTGCCATCATCGTCATGTACTTTGACGCCTTCCTGTATGGAGTTCTGACCTGGTACATTGAGGCCGTGTTTCCAG GTCAGTACGGGATCCCACGGCCCTGGTATTTCCCCTTTACCAAGTCATACTGGTTTGGAGAGCCAGAGGGACCCTCCAGAAACATTCCTCTGAACCGTAAAGGAAATCCAGGAG CAGTGTGTATGGAGGAGGAGCCAGCTCACTTGGAGCCCGGCGTCTACATTGAGAACCTGGTGAAGGTTTATCGTCACGGGAAGAAGCTGGCAGTGGATGGATTGACACTCGGCTTCTACGAGGGACAGATCACCTCCTTTCTGGGACATAATGGAGCTGGAAAAACCACAACCAT GTCCATCCTGACCGGTTTGTTCCCTCCCACCTCCGGTACGGCCTACATTCTGGGAAAAGACATCCGGACAGAGCTGAGTGCCATCAGACAGAGTCTGGGAGTTTGTCCTCAGCACAATGTCCTCTTCAGCAT GCTGACGGTGGAGGAGCACATCTGGTTCTACGGACGGCTCAAAGGTCTGCCAGAGCAGCAGGTAAAAGGTGAGATTGAGCAGATCCTGCAGGACACTGGGCTGCCGCACAAACGCACCTCCAAGACTAGCACTCTGTCTGGGGGCATGCAGAGGAAACTTTCTGTGGCTCTGGCCTTTGTCGGGGGGTCAAAGGTCGTGATCCTGGACGAGCCCACGGCTGGAGTTGACCCCTATGCCCGTAGAGGAATCTGGGATTTGCTTCTGAATTACCGACAGG GTCGGACCATCATCCTGTCCACCCACCACATGGACGAGGCGGACATTCTGGGCGACCGGATCGCCATCATCTCCCATGGGAAGCTATGCTGCGTAGGCTCGTCTCTGTACCTGAAGAACCAGCTGGGGACGGGTTATTACCTGACACTGGTGAAGAAGGAACCCGAGCCTTCACTCAGCTCCTGCAGGAACTCATCCAGCACTGTGTCCTTTACAAAGAAG gaggaggagagcgGCTCGGTTAGCAGCAGTGACGCAGGACTCGGCAGCGAACATGAAAGTGAGGCCGCTACCATCG AGAATGGCCTGGCGTCATCGATCTGTGATGTCCCCTTTGTCCCTCCACACGTGTCCCCGGTGTCGAGTCTGATCATGCGTCACATCCCTGCTGCCCGCATGGCGGAGGACCTAGGAAATGAGCTGACCTACGTCCTGCCATACAGCGCCGCCAAGGATGGTGCCTTTGTGAAGCTCTTCAAAGACCTGGATGTAAAGCTGCCCGACCTCGGCATCTCCAGCTACGGAGTATCAGACACCACACTGGAAGAG ATTTTCTTAAAAGTAGCTGAAGATAACGGAGTTGACACTGAAGTGCCCTCAG ATGGTACACTTCCTGttcggaggaggaggaggactcaCGCCTTTGGTGGGGGAGACCCTCAGAGCTGTCTGAGACCTTTAACTGATGATAACAATGACAGCAACGAGTCTGATGGAGACCCTG AGTGCAGAGATACAGAGTGGCTGAAGTGCATTGATGGTAAAGGATCATATCAGGTGAAAGGCTGGAGTCTGAAGCGGCAGCAATTTGTGGCTCTGATGTGGAAACGCTTCCTGTACGCTCGGCGCTCCAGGAAGGGTTTCTTCGCTCAG attgttcttcctgctgtgtttgtctgcatcgCTCTGCTCTTCAGTCTCATAGTCCCGCCATTTGGAAAGTACCCCAGCCTGGAGCTGCAGCCCTGGATGTATGAGGACCAGGTCACATTCATCAG tgatgaTGCTCCCGGAGATACCAACATGCAGAAGTTATTGAACAGCCTGCTGGATGCACCGGGCTTTGGGACTCGCTGCATGGAAGGACATCCCATCCC GGAGGCTCCCTGTACTATGGGCGACGACGACTGGCACATTCCTGACGTCCCTGAAAGCGTCCAACAGCTGTTCAGTTCTGGGAACTGGACCATGGAGAACCCATCTCCAGGCTGTGTCTGCAGCAGTGATGGCAAGAAGAAGATGCTGCCAGACTGTCCTCCTGGAGCAGGAGGCCTGCCCCCCCCTGAG ATGAAGCTGAGCGCCACCGACACTCTGCAGAACCTGACAGGAAGAAACATCTCTGATTACCTGGTGAAAACCTATGCTCAGATCATTGGAAAAAG CTTGAAGAACAAAGTTTGGGTGAATGAGTTCAG gtATGGAGGATTCTCAGTGGGAGCCAGGAGCACTCAGGTGCTTCCACCTGCAAAAGAGATTGATGAAGCCATCGAGAGAGTCCGGAAGATCTTTGAGATTCAGAAG GGAGCAGCTGCTGATCGCTTCTTGGACAGTCTGTCAGGATTCATTAACGGTCTGGACACAAAGAACAACGTCAAG ATCTGGTTTAACAACAAAGGCTGGCACAGCATTGGCGCATTCATCAACGTGATGAGCAACGGGATCCTGAGAGCCAACCTTCCGAAGGGGAAGGACCCGAGCAGCTATGGCATCAGCGCGTTTAACCACCCTCTGAACCTGACTAAGGAACAGCTCTCGCAGGTGGCTCT GGTAACGACCTCTGTGGACGTCCTGGTGTCCATCTGTGTCATCTTCGCCATGTCATTTGTCCCAGCCAGCTTTGTGGTCTTCCTTATTCAGGAGCGTGTTAGCAAAGCTAAACACATGCATTTCATCAGTGGAGTGCAGCCGCTTCTGTATTGGGTGGCCAATTTCACGTGGGACATG tgtaACTACATCGTCCCTGCAACGCTTgtcatcctcatcttcatctgttTCCAACAAAAAGCCTACGTTTCCTCCACCAACCTGCCAGTActtgctctgctgctgctgctctatGG ctggtCGATCACGCCTCTCATGTACCCAGCCTCTTTCGTCTTCAACATCCCCAGCACGGCATATGTCGTCCTCACCAGCGTCAACATTCTAATTGGCATCAATGGCAGCATCGCTACCTTTGTCATGGAGCTCTTCGGAAACAAC gAAATTGGAGGAATCAATGACATCCTAAAGAACGTCCTCCTCATCTTCCCCCACTTCTGTCTCGGTCGAGGACTCATCGATATGGTGAAAAACCAGGCAATGGCCGATGCCCTTGAAAGATTCG GTGAGAACAGGTTCCGCTCTCCTCTGCAGTGGGACATGGTAGGAAAAAACCTGTTTGCCATGGCTGTGGAGGGAGTGGTGTTCTTCATCATCACTGTCCTCATCCAGTACAGGTTCTGCATCAAACCCAg GATGTGTCCTCTGTTTCTGTGCAGGCCCATCAGTAAACTCACCAAGCTGGGACCCCTGAGTGAGGAGGACGAGGATGTGGCCCGAGAGCGACAGAGGATTGTCCATGGACTTGGGCATGGAGACATCCTGGAGCTTCGAGAACTCACCaag GTGTTTAAGAGGAAACAGAAGCCGGCAGTGGATCGACTGTGTGTGGGGATTCCTCCAGGAGAG TGTTTCGGCCTGCTCGGTGTGAACGGAGCTGGAAAGACCACAACTTTTAAGATGCTGACAGGAGACACCATGGTGACCAGCGGAGAGGCCTTCCTTGCCAGGAAGAG tatCCTGAGGGAGATCGATGAGGTCCATCAGAACATGGGCTACTGTCCTCAGTTTGATGCCATCAACGAGTTGCTGACAGGACGAGAACATCTGGAGCTTTACGCTATTCTCAGGGGCGTCCCCGAGACTGAAGTCTGTGAT gtggCCGAGTGGGGCATCAAAAAGTTGGGTCTGGTGAAGTATGCTGACAAAGCAGCAGGAAGCTACAGTGGAGGAAACATGAGGAAACTGTCCACAGCCATGGCTCTGATAGGAGCTCCACCTGTCGTCTTTCTG GACGAACCCACCACTGGCATGGACCCCAAAGCCCGCCGTGCACTCTGGAACTGCATCCACAGCGTGATCAAGGAGGGCCGTTCCATTGTCCTAACTTCACACAG TATGGAGGAGTGTGAGGCTCTGTGCACCAGGATGGCCATCATGGTGAATGGCAGGTTCAGATGTCTTGGCAGCGTCCAGCACCTGAAGAACAG GTTTGGGGACGGGTACACCATCATCCTGCGGGTGGCGGGGCCTGACCCCGACCTGCTGCCCGTCATGAAGTTCATCGAGAGCGAGCTGAGCGGCAGCACGCTGAAGGAGAAACACAGGAACATGCTTCAGTATCAGCTGCCTTCATCTCTCACTTCACTCGCTCACATTTTCTCCATCCTGGCCAAAAATAAAGAGACACTGAAAATCGAAGACTACTCTGTCTCCCAGACCACACTGGACCAG gTGTTTGTTAACTTTGCAAAGGACCAGAGCGACGACTATCACTCCAAAGACAACTCAGTAAGACGCAAGGACGTCTCCATCGACATCTCCACTCTGAGCTCAAAGAaaggagctgcagagagcggGGGTGGGTTGAGCGAAAGCGTCATGTAA